One window from the genome of Salvia miltiorrhiza cultivar Shanhuang (shh) chromosome 7, IMPLAD_Smil_shh, whole genome shotgun sequence encodes:
- the LOC130995574 gene encoding glyceraldehyde-3-phosphate dehydrogenase, cytosolic yields MAKIKIGINGFGRIGRLVARVALQRDDVELVAVNDPFITTEYMTYMFKYDSVHGQWKHNDVKVQDEKNLLFGEKSVRVFGCRNPEEIPWGETGAEYVVESTGVFTDKDKAAAHLKGGAKKVVISAPSKDAPMFVVGVNEKEYKPELDIVSNASCTTNCLAPLAKVINDRFGIVEGLMTTVHSITATQKTVDGPSSKDWRGGRAASFNIIPSSTGAAKAVGKVLPALNGKLTGMSFRVPTVDVSVVDLTVRLEKEATYEEIKAAIKEESENKLKGILGYTEDDVVSTDFVGDSRSSIFDAKAGIALSKNFVKLVSWYDNEWGYSSRVIDLIVHMASVA; encoded by the exons ATGGCCAAGATCAAGATCGGAATCAATG GATTCGGTAGAATCGGCCGTTTGGTCGCCAGAGTCGCTCTGCAGAGGGATGATGTGGAGCTTGTCGCTGTTAACGATCCATTCATCACCACCGAGTACATG ACATACATGTTCAAGTATGACAGTGTGCACGGCCAGTGGAAGCATAACGATGTGAAAGTGCAGGACGAGAAGAACCTTCTCTTTGGTGAGAAGTCAGTCAGAGTCTTCGGATGCAG GAACCCTGAGGAGATCCCGTGGGGTGAAACTGGTGCCGAGTATGTTGTGGAGTCTACTGGAGTCTTCACTGACAAGGACAAGGCTGCTGCCCACTTGAAG GGTGGTGCCAAGAAGGTTGTCATCTCCGCCCCTAGCAAAGATGCCCCAATGTTTGTTGTGGGTGTCAACGAGAAAGAATACAAACCTGAGTTGGACATTGTTTCCAATGCCAGTTGCACTACCAACTGCCTTGCTCCATTGGCCAAG GTCATCAATGATAGGTTTGGGATTGTGGAGGGTCTTATGACCACCGTCCACTCCATCACTG CCACCCAAAAGACTGTTGATGGTCCATCGAGCAAGGACTGGAGAGGTGGAAGAGCTGCCTCATTCAACATCATCCCCAGCAGCACTGGAGCTGCCAAG GCTGTTGGTAAAGTGCTCCCAGCTCTAAATGGAAAGTTGACCGGTATGTCGTTCCGAGTTCCCACCGTTGATGTCTCAGTTGTTGACCTCACCGTCAGGCTAGAGAAAGAGGCCACCTACGAGGAGATCAAAGCTGCCATCAA GGAGGAGTCAGAGAACAAGCTCAAGGGCATCTTGGGCTACACTGAAGATGATGTGGTTTCCACAGACTTCGTTGGCGATAGCAG ATCAAGCATCTTTGATGCCAAGGCTGGAATTGCATTGAGCAAGAACTTCGTGAAGCTCGTCTCGTGGTACGACAACGAATGGGGATACAG CTCAAGAGTGATCGATCTGATTGTTCACATGGCATCTGTTGCATGA
- the LOC130993888 gene encoding uncharacterized protein LOC130993888 — MASSSQANVPYLRRDTIDQTEVAISTYYRDSHFPELVETLNVVGEQCNSDLLGRFRASCFGHFTDWRPGAKSNKALHQIVSRQIVSEENEMCFFLCGARVRFSPADYALVTGLNFGGSRFDATLQHDCSRVEAYQRFCGTRSMTIQSLIKRVCDLDRRVDDEDESLYLRAVLVCVAHTLVLGLDTRVQPWLWVLVDDLATFDRFPWGAYSYKMLCHYTRETGKGEKYHFYGPSWALYVWALERVPGLGHMVAASSGDPTAHPRCLRWTFRGKPRLHGLRDLFEGQGGVLPLEPDDDDLSSHYFISALTPGELSVSFRPPDNPLARGVQFPQQTGARVVEERGDEENVPSQPRMTRGHSVRGPVRDARPHEPARHSVDPGKRPAPHTSSSSSGSRSVSSPSEGEVDRKWVKKTIRQEIKKAFGKFVDKLKGKGKKDRCKKSKHFPVPDSPDDDDQRRSPDDYQPRSPPQRRSPPPSASGPDASGPSVSRSCDDDPRGEEPSSIQTQDYNEQWRAMNQSVQGDYTPAEQTFDWSTQEPVRHHPRRSANSANLHIQSPPFSRSLSPTSLQRRLYQSRLQTMEHNLHLHYQHPPQTEARTYIDHQLDPNNDQLLGDRTGTDLAHPMKANPLTDHYPK, encoded by the exons Atggcatcttcttcacag gcgAATGTCCCATATCTTCGTCGCGACACTATAGACCAGACGGAGGTTGCTATCAGCACCTACTATAGGGATTCACATTTTCCGGAGctggttgaaactttaaatgtggTCGGCGAACAGTGCAATTCAGATTTATTGGGAAGATTTAGAGCATCATGTTTTGGGCATTTCACTGATTGGAGGCCCGGCGCGAAGAGCAATAAAGCATTACACCAGATTGTATCGAGGCAGATTGTGTCAGAAGAAAATGAGATGTGCTTCTTTCTGTGCGGAGCACGAGTCAGATTTTCCCCTGCGGACTACGCATTAGTGACTGGGCTCAATTTCGGGGGATCGAGGTTCGATGCGACGTTACAGCACGACTGCAGTCGCGTGGAGGCATACCAACGATTCTGCGGTACGCGAAGCATGACCATACAGTCGCTCATCAAACGCGTGTGCGATTTGGATCGTCGagtggatgatgaggatgagagcctgtaccttcgtgctgtcctcgtgtgtgtggctcacacccttgttcttgggttggatacgcgggtacagccgtggctttgggttttggtggatgatctggctacatttgatagattcccctggGGCGCGTATTCGTATAAGATGTTATGTCATTATACGAGAGAGACAGGAAAGGGCGagaagtatcacttctacggtccttcgtgggctttatatgTCTGGGCATTGGAGCGCGTCCCGGGCCTCGGACACATGGTCGCAGCATCTAGCGGTGATCCGACAGCGCACCCTCGGTGTTTGAGATGGACTTTCAGGGGTAAGCCCCGGCTTCACGGTCTGCGCGATCTATTCGAGGGACAG GGTGGTGTCCTGCCCCTGGAGCCCGATGATGACGATCTGTCGAGTCACTACTTCATATCAGCGCTGACACCGGGCGAACTCTCGGTGAGCTTCAGGCCCCCCGACAACCCATTAGCTCGGGGTGTCCAATTTCCACAGCAGACCGGAGCCCGTGTTGTGGAGGAGCGCGGGGACGAGGAGAATGTACCTAGTCAACCTCGTATGACTCGCGGTCACAGTGTTCGGggccctgtgagggatgctcgaccccacgagccggctcgtcattcagtAGATCCGGGCAAGCGCCCAGCGCCGCATACTTCTTCATCGTCGAGCGGATCTCGGTCTGTATCCAGTCCCAGCGAGGGTGAGGTGGACCGTAAGTGGGTGAAGAAGACGATCCGTCAGGAGATTAAGAAGGCCTTCGGCAAATTCGTGGATAAACTGAAGGGCAAGGGTAAAAAGGATAGGTGCAAGAAGAGCAAACATTTCCCAGTGCCCGACTCCCCTGATGATGATGACCAGCGACGGTCCCCTGATGATTACCAGCCACGTTCTCCTCCACAGCGACGGTCTCCTCCACCCAGTGCTTCAGGGCCCGACGCTTCAGGGCCAAGCGTTTCACGTTCCTGCGACGACGACCCCCGCGGTGAGGAACCATCCAGTATCCAGACCCAGGATTACAACGAGCAGTGGCGGGCCATGAATCAGTCTGTTCAGGGCGACTACACACCGGCGGAGCAGACTTTTGACTGGTCGACCCAG GAACCTGTTCGTCATCATCCTCGTCGATCTGCAAATTCTGCCAACCTGCATATTCAATCCCCGCCCTTCTCACGTTCTCTGTCTCCGACAAGTCTTCAGAGGCGCTTGTATCAGTCTCGGCTTCAGACGATGGAACATAATCTTCATCTACATTACCAGCATCCTCCACAAACTGAGGCTCGTACGTATATTGATCATCAGCTGGACCCCAACAACGATCAGTTGTTAGGCGATCGTACTGGTACGGATTTGGCTCATCCCATGAAGGCCAACCCGTTGACTGATCATTACCCCAAGTGA
- the LOC130995575 gene encoding pentatricopeptide repeat-containing protein At3g04130, mitochondrial isoform X1: MVLRGRILSLVNSFPLFPVEARFAVVSRNFLCRSLTSDVSAVESYPLSGNPSSQQPGICEDIGRKHDIDVIIDKVLTAQSESEVFQSLVHDIECNKIQITHSLVTRLLHRFQDDWKSAIGVFRWVETCPGYRPLPEQYEKLVDILGKMKQMEKMKALAGEICENHLVSLNTIAKMMRRLAGAGEWKEAVKIFDELEKFGLEKNTESMNILLDTLCKEHKVEQARALFLELKSHIAPNANTYNIFIHGWCKIKRVEEAQWTIEEMKGCGFRPCVISYSTIIQFFCSRNKFHKVYELLDEMEAQGCPPNVVTFTTIMHSFTKSGYIDEALQIAEKMKLAGCKPDTQFCNALIHTLGRAGHIEEALNVFTKEMPNDRINPNTSTFNSMIAMFCHQKQEQRALEYLGILEQSPYCKPDVQSFYPLLKLYFRDGKTCKCLNLLDDMVKKHHLCLDLATYTLLIHGFCRGNKYERAYQLFKEMIGQNIKPRYVTCSLLLKEIKEKNMYGAAEMIEDFMKKMKSPGMKNCRPDIKVWMELRGLLYLVNDQRGLFARWCGIRLSMLD, translated from the exons ATGGTCCTTCGTGGCAGAATCCTCTCTCTAGTCAACAGTTTCCCTCTGTTTCCAGTGGAAGCTCGTTTTGCGGTTGTCTCCAGGAACTTCCTTTGTCGTTCGCTTACTTCAGATGTTTCTGCTGTAGAAAGTTACCCCTTGTCTGGCAATCCATCTTCTCAGCAACCTGGAATATGTGAAGACATTGGAAGGAAGCATGACATTGATGTCATCATTGACAAAGTTCTCACTGCACAAAGTGAATCTGAAGTCTTTCAGTCTCTGGTTCATGACATAGAGTGCAACAAGATACAGATCACTCACAGCTTGGTCACAAGGTTACTTCATCGTTTTCAAGATGATTGGAAGTCTGCAATTGGTGTTTTTAGATGGGTGGAAACATGTCCAGGGTACAGACCTTTGCCCGAACAGTATGAAAAATTGGTGGATATATTGGGAAAGATGAAACAAATGGAGAAAATGAAGGCACTAGCTGGGGAAATATGTGAAAACCATCTCGTCTCACTCAATACAATAGCAAAGATGATGAGGAGACTGGCTGGTGCAGGAGAATGGAAAGAAGCTGTCAAGATTTTTGATGAGTTAGAGAAATTTGGATTGGAAAAGAATACTGAGTCTATGAACATACTGCTTGATACCCTCTGCAAAGAACACAAAGTCGAGCAGGCACGTGCACTATTCTTGGAGTTGAAATCACATATTGCACCAAATGCAAACACCTATAACATTTTTATCCATGGCTGGTGCAAAATAAAGAGGGTTGAGGAGGCACAATGGACTATCGAGGAAATGAAGGGGTGTGGTTTTCGCCCATGTGTCATTAGCTATTCTACCATTATCCAATTCTTTTGCTCGCGAAACAAGTTCCACAAGGTTTATGAGCTGCTTGACGAAATGGAAGCGCAAGGATGTCCTCCTAATGTTGTTACTTTCACCACCATTATGCATTCTTTTACTAAGTCGGGTTACATAGATGAAGCATTACAGATAGCTGAGAAAATGAAACTAGCTGGCTGCAAACCCGATACACAGTTTTGTAATGCGTTGATACATACCCTAGGGAGAGCTGGCCATATTGAAGAGGCATTAAATGTTTTTACTAAGGAAATGCCCAATGATAGAATTAACCCCAATACTTCAACTTTCAATTCTATGATTGCTATGTTTTGCCATCAAAAACAAGAGCAAAGGGCCCTGGAGTACCTTGGGATCTTAGAACAATCACCATACTGTAAACCTGATGTTCAATCATTCTATCCATTGCTGAAGTTATATTTTCGAGATGGGAAGACATGCAAGTGCTTGAATCTCTTAGATGACATGGTTAAGAAGCACCATTTATGTCTTGATTTGGCAACTTATACTCTTTTAATCCATGGGTTCTGCAGAGGAAACAAATATGAGAGGGCGTACCAGCTTTTTAAGGAAATGATAGGTCAAAATATAAAACCTAGATACGTGACATGTTCATTGCTGTTGAAAGAAATCAAAGAGAAGAACATGTATGGTGCAGCTGAGATGATTGAAGACTTCATGAAGAAAATGAAATCACCTGGAATGAAAAACTGCAG GCCTGATATCAAAGTATGGATGGAACTGAGAGGATTGTTATATTTAGTGAATGACCAAAGGGGCTTGTTTGCTAGGTGGTGTGGGATAAGACTTTCTATGTTGGATTAG
- the LOC130995575 gene encoding pentatricopeptide repeat-containing protein At3g04130, mitochondrial isoform X2 yields MVLRGRILSLVNSFPLFPVEARFAVVSRNFLCRSLTSDVSAVESYPLSGNPSSQQPGICEDIGRKHDIDVIIDKVLTAQSESEVFQSLVHDIECNKIQITHSLVTRLLHRFQDDWKSAIGVFRWVETCPGYRPLPEQYEKLVDILGKMKQMEKMKALAGEICENHLVSLNTIAKMMRRLAGAGEWKEAVKIFDELEKFGLEKNTESMNILLDTLCKEHKVEQARALFLELKSHIAPNANTYNIFIHGWCKIKRVEEAQWTIEEMKGCGFRPCVISYSTIIQFFCSRNKFHKVYELLDEMEAQGCPPNVVTFTTIMHSFTKSGYIDEALQIAEKMKLAGCKPDTQFCNALIHTLGRAGHIEEALNVFTKEMPNDRINPNTSTFNSMIAMFCHQKQEQRALEYLGILEQSPYCKPDVQSFYPLLKLYFRDGKTCKCLNLLDDMVKKHHLCLDLATYTLLIHGFCRGNKYERAYQLFKEMIGQNIKPRYVTCSLLLKEIKEKNMYGAAEMIEDFMKKMKSPGMKNCSNPTSNEV; encoded by the exons ATGGTCCTTCGTGGCAGAATCCTCTCTCTAGTCAACAGTTTCCCTCTGTTTCCAGTGGAAGCTCGTTTTGCGGTTGTCTCCAGGAACTTCCTTTGTCGTTCGCTTACTTCAGATGTTTCTGCTGTAGAAAGTTACCCCTTGTCTGGCAATCCATCTTCTCAGCAACCTGGAATATGTGAAGACATTGGAAGGAAGCATGACATTGATGTCATCATTGACAAAGTTCTCACTGCACAAAGTGAATCTGAAGTCTTTCAGTCTCTGGTTCATGACATAGAGTGCAACAAGATACAGATCACTCACAGCTTGGTCACAAGGTTACTTCATCGTTTTCAAGATGATTGGAAGTCTGCAATTGGTGTTTTTAGATGGGTGGAAACATGTCCAGGGTACAGACCTTTGCCCGAACAGTATGAAAAATTGGTGGATATATTGGGAAAGATGAAACAAATGGAGAAAATGAAGGCACTAGCTGGGGAAATATGTGAAAACCATCTCGTCTCACTCAATACAATAGCAAAGATGATGAGGAGACTGGCTGGTGCAGGAGAATGGAAAGAAGCTGTCAAGATTTTTGATGAGTTAGAGAAATTTGGATTGGAAAAGAATACTGAGTCTATGAACATACTGCTTGATACCCTCTGCAAAGAACACAAAGTCGAGCAGGCACGTGCACTATTCTTGGAGTTGAAATCACATATTGCACCAAATGCAAACACCTATAACATTTTTATCCATGGCTGGTGCAAAATAAAGAGGGTTGAGGAGGCACAATGGACTATCGAGGAAATGAAGGGGTGTGGTTTTCGCCCATGTGTCATTAGCTATTCTACCATTATCCAATTCTTTTGCTCGCGAAACAAGTTCCACAAGGTTTATGAGCTGCTTGACGAAATGGAAGCGCAAGGATGTCCTCCTAATGTTGTTACTTTCACCACCATTATGCATTCTTTTACTAAGTCGGGTTACATAGATGAAGCATTACAGATAGCTGAGAAAATGAAACTAGCTGGCTGCAAACCCGATACACAGTTTTGTAATGCGTTGATACATACCCTAGGGAGAGCTGGCCATATTGAAGAGGCATTAAATGTTTTTACTAAGGAAATGCCCAATGATAGAATTAACCCCAATACTTCAACTTTCAATTCTATGATTGCTATGTTTTGCCATCAAAAACAAGAGCAAAGGGCCCTGGAGTACCTTGGGATCTTAGAACAATCACCATACTGTAAACCTGATGTTCAATCATTCTATCCATTGCTGAAGTTATATTTTCGAGATGGGAAGACATGCAAGTGCTTGAATCTCTTAGATGACATGGTTAAGAAGCACCATTTATGTCTTGATTTGGCAACTTATACTCTTTTAATCCATGGGTTCTGCAGAGGAAACAAATATGAGAGGGCGTACCAGCTTTTTAAGGAAATGATAGGTCAAAATATAAAACCTAGATACGTGACATGTTCATTGCTGTTGAAAGAAATCAAAGAGAAGAACATGTATGGTGCAGCTGAGATGATTGAAGACTTCATGAAGAAAATGAAATCACCTGGAATGAAAAACTGCAG CAATCCTACTTCAAATGAAGTTTGA
- the LOC130995577 gene encoding uncharacterized protein LOC130995577, whose amino-acid sequence MDPPPPRYFPLRWESTGDQWWFASPIDWAAANGHYDLVRELLYIDTNLLIKLTSLPRIRRLETVWDDDATFADVAKCRSQVARKLLLGCQNRNGHNSLIRAGYGGWLLYTAASAGDMGFVKELLQRDPLLVFGEGEYGVTDMFYAAARSRNSEVFMILFDCSLSTRGQPGFKAEMLNRALHAAARGGNVGLLAELLGDDGDVLAFRDARGSTLLHTAAGRGQLQVVRHLISSYETMIEAVDNRGNTALNIAAYRGHLAVVELLARTSPSTASLSNNYGDTFLHMAVLGFVAPGFRRLDRQLELMKQLVSGSLVSMEDVVNVKNNEGRTALHMAVIENLQSQVVELLMSLRYINLNIRDADGNTPLDLLKQRPQSASSEILIKRLIAAGGIENSNDQTTRNALVSHLRRHGIGGSSPGTSFRIPDAEILLHTGTDDLGPSSCDLTSSEYGYSGEIERVASTSTSSKYNKLATINSAAKRFKNLLLKKARNGDASDMEDDYSIGSCRLSSSSKNSPISLRQQFSKQSSLPNNKRIQSLPAGALPSPSTKKKFAAGLTHGVLQLLPKSYTASPSSAYSESSWPSPLSADKGKSRYHSPNSGSLKMKQKHASFNLRLMNNYFCFGAQGLAVDNSITSPRPSQNQHSLAV is encoded by the exons ATGGATCCTCCTCCTCCCAGATACTTCCCTTTGAGATGGGAGAGCACAGGAGATCAATGGTGGTTTGCTTCTCCAATAGATTGGGCTGCTGCCAACGGCCACTACGACTTAGTGAGGGAGCTTCTTTACATTGACACCAATCTTCTCATCAAATTAACCTCCCTCCCGAGAATCCGCCGCCTCGAGACCGTCTGGGACGACGACGCCACCTTCGCCGACGTCGCCAAGTGCAGGTCCCAAGTCGCCAGAAAGCTCCTCCTCGGATGCCAAAACAGAAACGGTCACAATTCTCTCATCAGGGCTGGCTATGGAGGTTGGTTGCTCTACACCGCCGCCTCAGCTGGAGATATGGGCTTTGTTAAAGAATTGCTGCAGAGGGATCCTCTGCTGGTGTTCGGAGAGGGAGAGTACGGCGTCACTGATATGTTTTATGCGGCGGCCAGGAGCAGGAATTCCGAGGTCTTCATGATCTTGTTTGATTGTTCTCTCTCCACAAGGGGGCAACCGGGTTTTAAGGCTGAGATGTTGAATAGGGCGCTTCATGCCGCCGCTAGGGGCGGCAATGTGGGCTTGTTGGCCGAGCTTTTGGGAGATGACGGCGATGTTCTCGCTTTTCGGGATGCCAGAGGCTCCACGCTGCTGCATACTGCCGCTGGGAGAGGCCAGCTTCAG GTAGTTAGGCATTTAATATCCTCGTATGAGACCATGATCGAGGCCGTGGACAACAGAGGCAACACGGCCTTAAATATCGCGGCCTACAGGGGCCATCTAGCAGTGGTGGAGCTTCTTGCACGCACAAGTCCTAGCACCGCGTCTCTGTCAAACAACTATGGCGACACGTTTCTTCACATGGCAGTTTTGGGCTTCGTTGCCCCCGGCTTCAGAAGGCTGGACCGACAGCTAGAGCTCATGAAACAACTGGTTTCCGGGAGCCTTGTGAGCATGGAAGATGTTGTCAACGTCAAGAACAACGAAGGCAGAACTGCCCTCCACATGGCTGTCATTGAGAACCTTCAATCCCAAGTTGTCGAGCTGCTCATGTCCTTGCGCTATATAAATCTAAACATACGCGATGCTGATGGGAACACGCCCTTAGATCTTCTCAAGCAGCGCCCGCAGTCAGCCTCTTCTGAGATTCTGATCAAACGGCTGATTGCAGCCGGAGGGATTGAGAATTCTAATGATCAGACCACAAGAAACGCCCTCGTTTCACATCTGAGGAGGCATGGCATTGGAGGTAGTAGCCCCGGAACCTCTTTCAGAATCCCGGATGCTGAGATATTACTGCACACTGGGACGGATGACCTTGGCCCCTCGAGCTGTGATTTGACTAGCTCCGAGTATGGATACTCTGGTGAAATCGAGCGCGTTGcatccacctccacctcctcaAAATATAACAAACTGGCCACCATCAACAGTGCTGCCAAGCGTTTCAAGAATCTACTGTTGAAGAAGGCCAGGAATGGAGATGCTTCTGATATGGAAGACGACTATTCCATCGGATCGTGTAGATTGAGCTCGAGCAGCAAGAACAGCCCTATCTCGCTTAGGCAGCAATTCTCGAAGCAATCTTCCCTCCCAAACAACAAGAGAATACAATCTCTACCAGCCGGTGCTCTTCCAAGCCCATCCACCAAGAAGAAGTTTGCTGCAGGGCTAACACACGGCGTGCTGCAGCTGCTGCCAAAGTCGTACACTGCCTCCCCTTCGAGCGCCTACTCTGAGTCGTCATGGCCATCTCCGCTATcagctgataaaggaaagagtCGTTATCACTCCCCCAACTCGGGCAGCCTTAAAATGAAGCAGAAGCACGCGTCGTTCAACTTGAGGCTGATGAACAACTACTTCTGTTTCGGAGCACAAGGCTTGGCCGTGGACAACTCCATTACCTCGCCACGGCCGAGCCAGAATCAGCACAGCCTAGCTGTGTAG
- the LOC130995578 gene encoding lysine histidine transporter 1-like, with protein MAGRDERTVEEKAIDDWLPITSSRTAKWWYSTFHNVTAMVGAGVLSLPYAMSSMGWGAGVTMMVISWIITLYTLWQMVEMHEMVPGKRFDRYHELGQHAFGEKLGLYIVVPQQVVVEVSTCIIYMVTGGKSLKKTHESLCSDCKEIKLTYFILIFASVHFILSHLPNFNSISIVSLAAAVMSLTYSTIAWTAALAKGSDGHVDYGPRGENTKDNVFNFFNALGDIAFAYAGHNVVLEIQATIPSPSKKPMWKGVVFAYVVVALCYFPVAFIGYYIFGNVVEDNILIALDKPRWLIAAANIFVFVHVVGGYQIYAMPVFDMLETYLVKEIKLKPSFWLRFTTRTIFVALTMFIGMTFPFFGGLVGFFGGFALAPTTYFLPCIIWLIVKKPRKFSFSWIINWVFIVLGLILMTLAPIGGLRNIILSAKTYKFYQ; from the exons ATGGCTGGCCGTGACGAGAGGACGGTGGAGGAGAAGGCGATCGACGACTGGCTTCCGATCACCTCGTCGAGGACGGCCAAATGGTGGTACTCAACTTTCCACAATGTGACTGCCATGGTTGGAGCTGGTGTCCTAAGTCTTCCATATGCCATGTCAAGCATGGGATG GGGAGCTGGTGTGACAATGATGGTAATCTCATGGATCATCACCCTCTACACACTATGGCAAATGGTGGAGATGCACGAGATGGTTCCGGGGAAGAGGTTCGACAGATACCACGAGCTAGGGCAGCACGCGTTTGGGGAGAAGCTCGGCCTATACATCGTGGTGCCTCAGCAAGTGGTGGTTGAAGTCAGCACGTGCATCATCTACATGGTCACCGGAGgcaaatccttgaagaagacACACGAATCCTTGTGCTCCGACTGCAAGGAGATCAAGCTCACCTACTTCATCTTGATCTTCGCCTCCGTCCACTTTATCCTCTCCCACCTCCCCAACTTCAACTCCATCTCTATCGTCTCCCTCGCTGCAGCTGTCATGTCCCTAAC CTACTCTACTATTGCTTGGACAGCTGCACTTGCAAAGGGAAGTGATGGTCATGTGGACTATGGGCCGAGAGGCGAGAACACAAAGGACAACGTGTTCAACTTCTTCAACGCGTTGGGAGACATAGCTTTCGCGTATGCTGGACACAATGTGGTGTTGGAGATCCAAGCAACAATCCCTTCACCTTCCAAGAAACCTATGTGGAAGGGAGTTGTGTTTGCGTATGTTGTTGTCGCCCTTTGCTACTTCCCCGTTGCATTCATCGGCTACTACATATTTGGGAATGTGGTGGAGGACAACATCTTGATCGCGCTCGACAAACCAAGATGGCTCATTGCTGCTGCTAACATCTTTGTCTTTGTACATGTTGTTGGAGGCTACCAG ATATATGCGATGCCGGTTTTTGACATGTTGGAGACGTATTTGGTGAAGGAGATCAAGCTGAAGCCTTCTTTCTGGCTTCGTTTCACTACTCGTACCATATTCGTTG CATTAACTATGTttattggcatgacattccccTTCTTTGGTGGACTGGTTGGATTCTTTGGTGGATTTGCTTTGGCCCCCACTACTTACTTT CTTCCTTGCATTATCTGGCTTATTGTCAAGAAGCCCAGGAAGTTTAGTTTCTCCTGGATTATTAACTGG GTGTTTATTGTATTGGGTTTGATATTAATGACATTGGCACCCATTGGAGGGCTAAGGAACATCATTCTGTCAGCCAAGACCTACAAATTCTACCAATAA
- the LOC130995579 gene encoding TLC domain-containing protein At5g14285-like — protein MDIRKPEDSAILPFTVWFISIYMVGYFMSFRKWGKKQRGEASSCLISLAHGTPALILSLLSSSHLDLSSPNTAFHNLVLDHSIAYFATDLLHYALLIPTDALFIAHHLATLYVLATCRFAFSHGAVAVLRILALAEVTSLCQNAWTLAGYRRRDSARATALFEFLSPLFYGFYSVVRGILGPLYVCKIGFFFVGSDEIPRWGWVSWIVVMVVGIGLSVFWVLHLWLDLYTRRVNHKKS, from the coding sequence ATGGACATCCGAAAACCGGAGGATTCAGCCATCCTTCCATTCACAGTATGGTTCATCTCCATATACATGGTGGGATACTTTATGAGCTTCAGAAAGTGGGGGAAAAAGCAGAGAGGCGAAGCATCGAGCTGTCTCATCTCCCTGGCTCACGGCACCCCCGCGCTAATCCTATCACTCCTATCCTCATCCCATCTGGACTTATCGTCGCCAAACACGGCCTTCCACAACCTAGTTCTGGACCACAGCATTGCCTATTTCGCGACGGACCTCCTCCACTACGCCCTCCTCATCCCCACCGACGCCCTCTTCATCGCCCACCACCTCGCCACGCTCTACGTCCTCGCCACCTGCCGCTTCGCCTTCTCCCACGGCGCCGTCGCCGTCCTCCGCATCCTCGCGCTCGCCGAGGTTACTTCGCTCTGTCAGAACGCCTGGACCCTCGCCGGATACCGGCGCCGGGATTCGGCCAGGGCGACGGCGCTGTTTGAGTTCCTGTCGCCGCTCTTCTATGGCTTTTATAGCGTGGTGAGGGGGATTCTTGGGCCCTTGTACGTGTGCAAGATCGGATTTTTCTTCGTGGGTAGTGATGAGATTCCGCGGTGGGGTTGGGTTTCTTGGATTGTTGTGATGGTCGTGGGGATTGGGTTGAGCGTTTTCTGGGTTCTGCATCTCTGGCTTGACTTATATACACGCAGAGTCAACCACAAGAAATCTTAg